GAGCCCGAGCAGGGTCGTCCTCCCGGTCGGAGGCAACTACCGGACGCGCTGCCGACCGGCGAACGACAAAGAACTATCGTCCTGTTCATGGGGAAAATTCACGACAGGATCGACGACCGGCTGCGTGAGTTCATCGGAGCGCAGCCGGTCTATTTCGTGGCCACGGCCCCCGAGCAGGGCGGCCACGTCAACATGTCCCCCAAGGGATACGCCGACACCTTCGCCGTTCTCGACGACACCACCGTCGCCTACCTGGACCTGGACGGCAGCGGGGTGGAGACCATCGCGCACCTCCGCCAGAACGGCCGCATCACGGTCATGTTCTGCGCCTTCTCCGGCCCTCCCAACATCCTCCGCCTGTACGGCACCGGCCGGGTCGTCGTACCGGAGAACCCCGACTTCGCGACACTGATCAAGAATTTCGGCCCGCATCCGGGCGTGCGGTCGATCATCGTCGTCGACTGTGACCGGATCTCCGATTCCTGCGGCTTCTCGGTACCGTTCATGTCCTTCGACAAGGACCGGACGCTGCTGGACGAGTGGGCGGGACGCAAGGACGTCCAGCAGCGGCGCACCTACCGGGCACAGAAGAACCGCGAGAGCATCGACGGCATCCCCGGTCTCTCCTCGGAGGAGACCGACCCGGTCACGCAGCACTCCTGAGGCGGCCGGTCCCGGCCGGGACCGGCCCTCACGGCGGCACCGCCGACCGGCCCTCCCCGAGGCGTACAGTAACCCGTACGTGACGGACGCCCCCCGGATGTCCGGGAGACTCAGGGGGGCCTCGGTGGGGTTGTTCTGCCGCTTGAGCGTTTGCGTCGGCGCGATCGCCGTGGTCATCGGGGCGGGCGTCCCCGCGGAGGCCGGGGGCGCGAGACCTCCGGTCCGGTACGCGGGACTCGACGGGTGCGTCTGCGCTCCGTGGAAACTCTGGGTACGCGGCGGCAGGGTGGTCGCTCTCCCCGACGCCCGGGTGTTCTCCGTGCGCAGGCAACGAGCACCGCTGGCCCTGTCGCCGAACGGCAGGTATGTCGCGTACTTCCAGCTGGAGGGCGGGGCGCTGGTGGTGCGGGAGATGTCCACCGGCGAGGTGCGCGCGGTGCCGGGTGTGATGTGGTCGAACGCCATGCGCACGGCACGGGTCGAACTCTCTCCCGGCGGGCGGTACGCGGTGCTGGGCCTCGGCGGGGAGCACTGGATCCTGGACACGTACAGCGGAGAGAGTGTCCCGGTGCCACCCGGACTGCGGCCTTGGAGTTTCAGCCCTGACGCGAAGTTCGTACTCGTGGTGGATGACACGTTCCAGGCGGGGATCTACTCGGTGTCGCCCTTCGCCGAGCGGGGGCGTGTCCCGGTGGGGGGCGCGCTCGGCCCGGATGGCGAGGTCGTCGCCCATTTCACGGCACGTGACGTGGGGATCCGCCTGTGGGACGTGCCCACCGGCGGCATCCCCAGGCGCGACCCCATCGCCGTCCCCGTGGACAGGACTCCGACCCGGATGCGCTGGAACGGCAAGGGCCACCTCGACCTGCAGACGGTCACCCCGCGCAGGATCAGGAAGGGGGGAGGCACCCGCTACACCTGGTATCGGGTCGATCAGGAGTCGGGCGGGATGGAGCGGGTGGGTGGCTTCGTCGTGCCCGGATCCGTCTACAACCCGATCGTCACCGGGCTGACTCCCTGACCCGTCGCGGGCCGTGAGGGCTCGCGAGGGCAGGGAGCACGGGTCAGCGGCGGTAGCCGGCCATGCGCTCCAGGCGGGCTACGCGCTCGGCGGTGGGCGGGTGGGTGGAGAACATCCTGCCGATCCCGGCGCCGCGGAAGGGGTTGGCGATCATCAGGTGGGAGGCGGAGGCGATTCGGCCGTTCTCCGGGAGGGGCAGCTGACGGGTGCCCATCTCGATCTTCCTCAGTGCCGAGGCGAGGGCCAGCGGATCACCCGTCAGCCGGGCACCGGACTCGTCCGCCTGGTATTCGCGGGAGCGGGAGATGGCCATCTGGATCATTCCGGCCGCGACCGGGCCAAGCACGATCATGAGGAGTGCGCCGATGAACCCGGGGCCCTCGTCGTCGTCCCCGCCGCCGAAGAACAGCCCGGCGTAGCCGAGATAGGTGATCATGGTGGCGAGCGCGCCGGCCACCGAGGAGATCAGGATGTCGCGGTTGTAGACGTGGGAGAGCTCGTGCCCGATGACCCCGCGCAGCTCGCGCTCGTCGAGGAGCTGGGTGATCCCGTAGGTCACGCAGACCGCGGCGTTGCGGGGGTTGCGCCCCGTCGCGAAGGCGTTGGGCTGCATGGTCGGCGAGACGTAGAGCCGGGGCATGGGCTGGCGCGCCTCGGTGGAGAGCTCGCGCACGATCCGGTAGAGGAGCGGTTGCTCGACCTCGCCCACCGGCCGGGCGCGCATGGCGGACAGCGCGATGCGGTCGGAGAAGAAGTAGGCGACGCCGCTGGTCGCCAGCGCGACCAGGACCGCGATCTGCACGCCGACGCCGCCTCCGAACCACGCCCCCACCGCGATGATCACCGCGGACAGTGCGCCGAGGAGGACCGCGGTACGCAGACCGTTGTGATGCACTACACCCCCCTCTCGGTTGATGCTGACTCACCTGTGACAACGTCTCCGGCCAGGTCGAACGTTCCCAGGTGGTTCAGCGCGCGGCGATGAGTGCCGCGGGGACGAGGTCGAAGACCAGTTGGGGGGCGACCGAGAAGGCGATCGCGACGATCGCCGCCACCGTGACCGCCACACTCGCGGGTATCCATCCGGCACCGCGGCCGCCCGTTCCCACGCTCCCGGTTTCAACGCCTACCGTCACGACACTCCCGGTCACGGCACCCCCGGTCGCAGCGCTTCCCGTCACGAGACCCCCGGTCACGGCACTTCCGGTCACGGCGCCACCCGCCGTGGCGCTCCCGATCGCGGCGCCCTCCGTCACCAGAACCGGCGTGAAGATTCGTACGACCCAGGCGACGTAGTAGTAGAGGCCCACGACCGTGTTGACCGCCATGACGGCGGCCAGCCAGCCGCCGCCTCCGCCGAGGAGCTCCCGGAACACCACGATCTTGGCGAAGAGCCCTGCCAGCCCCGGGGGCAGACCCGCCAGGCAGATCAGGGAGAAGGCCAGCACCAGCCCGGCAGCCGGGCTCCGGAACGCGAGGCCCCGGTAGTCGTCCAGCTCTCCCCCGCCCGACCGTCTCGACACCAGCGTGACCACGGCGAACGCCCCGAGGTTCATCGCCGCGTAGAAGACCAGGTAGGCGACCGAGGCGTTCATCGCCTCGCCGTTCCTGACGCCGAGGGGAGCGAGGATGTAGCCCGACTGGGCGACGGACGACCAGGCGAGCAGCCGCACGGCGTGGCGCTGGCGCATGGCCAGGAGGTTGCCCACGGTCATGGTCAGCGCGGCGAGGATCGCGATCAGCGGGACCCAGGTGGCCCCCTGCCCGCCCAGGGCGACGACCAGGATGAGGATCAGCCCGGCGAATCCCGCCGCCTTGGAGATGACGGACAGCAGGGCCGCGACGGGGACGGGGGCACCCTGGTAGACGTCGCCCGCCCACGCGTGGAACGGCACCGCTGCGATCTTGAAGGCGAACCCGGCGAGGACCAGGACCACGGCCACGGTGACCACGGCGGGCAGGTCGTAGCCGACCCGCAGCGCGGACTCGTAGGCACTGCCGTCGCCGAGGCCGCCCTGTCCGGGCCCGAGACCGGTGGCGGCGGGAACATCCTGCCGCAGGACGTGGGCGATGCGGTCGAGATAGACGGTGCCGGTCGTCCCGTACAGCAGGGAGACCCCGAAGAGCATCACCGCCGTGGAGACCACGGAGACCAGGAAGAGCTTGACCGCCGCCTCGGAGCTCCGACCGTCGTAACGTCTGAGCGCGGTGAGCGCGAACACCGGCAGCGAGACGAGCTCCAGCGCGACCACCAGCATGATCAGGTCACGGGAGGCGGGCAGGGCGACGGCACCCGCCAGCGTGCAGAGCAGCAGGAAGTACCACTCTCCGACGGGGATGTCCCCGGAGGAGAGTTCGGCCGCCGACAGCAGCACCACGACGATCCCGGCGAACAGCGCGAGCCCCGCGAAGACCAGCGTGAAGTCGTCGACCACGAACGAGCACGGCGCCACGGCGGCCGTGGACGCCGTCGGCTCTGCGACCGGGGGGACGATGGCACCGATCACCGCGCGGGGGGAGCCGAGCAGCCCCTCCGGCACGCAGAAGGTTCTCAGCGGCTCTCCGGCGCGTACGGCCTGGGAGATCACCACCGCCAGGGCGCCGATCACCCCGGCCAGCGTGACCGCGCCGAGTGCCGTCCGGACGTACGGCCTGCGGGGCAGGAAGGCGTCCAGGAGCAGGACGAGCCCGGCGGTGAGGGCGAGGATCAGGGGCGGCGCGACCGCGTAATAGTCGATCGACTGGATCACGGCGCGCCCACCAGGGTCCGGACCACCGGGTCGGTGAGGAGGAGGAGTGCCTTGGGCCAGAGCCCGAACAGCAGGATCAGCGCGATCAACGGCACCCAGGCGGCCAGTTCGTAGCCCATGACGTCGGGCATGCGCGGCCTGCCCGCGCTCGTCGCCCCCGAGGTCACTCGCGAAGCCGTGCCCGTCGTCGTCGGCGACGTCTCCGAGGTCGCCGACGAAGGCGTTCCCGACTTCACCGTTGGCGTCGTCTCCGAAGGCGTTCCCGACGTCGCCGCCGGAGGGGAGGCGTCTCCTCCGCCGACGGGCGCCTCGGAGAGGCTCTTCCTCTCGCCCGCCTCGGGAGCTCTCCCCTCGTAGTCGCCCTCCTCCCCGGTCGGGCCCGTGGAGGGGAGACCGCCCGCGGTGACCGCGGCCAGGACCGGGACGTGGACGGTCTCGGTGCTCCGGCCGTGGGTGACGCGGGAGAGCATGAGCAGGAAGTAGGCGGCGGTCAGCACGGTACCGAGACCTCCGAGGGCCATGAAGACCAGGTAGAGGGGGCGGGACAGACCCGCGGCCGGTTCGAAGGCACCGAGGAGGGCCAGCATCTCGCCCCAGAAGCCCGCCAGTCCCGGCAGTCCGAGCGAGGCGACGCAGGCGAAGGTGAGCAGGGAGGCGAGGTGGGGAAGCCGGGTCAGCATGCCACCGCCGAGGGCAGGTATGTCGGAGGTGCCGTAGCGCTCCTTGATCGCTCCGGCGACGAAGAACAGCAGGGCGGTGATGAGGCCGTGGGCGATGTTGCCGAACAGGGCGCCGTTGACTCCGGCCGGGGTGAGCGTGGCGAAGCCCAGGAGCACGAAACCCATGTGGCCGACCGACGAGTAAGCGATCATCCTTTTGAGATCGCGCTGGGCGAGACAGGCCAGCGAGCCGTAGACGATGCCGATCACCGCGAAGGCCCCGAGCCAGGGGGCCATCGCGGCGGCGCCGTCGGGCAGGATCGGGATCGCGACGCGGACGAAGCCGTACGTGCCCATCTTGAGCAGCACGCCCGCCAGGAGCACCGAGCCGACGGTCGGCGCCTCGGTGTGGGCGTCGGGCAACCAGGTGTGCAGCGGCCACATCGGGGTCTTGACCGCGAAACCGATGCCGACGGCCAGGAAGGCGAGGATCTGCACCGAGGGGGACATGCCCGTCCCCCGTGCCCGCGCGAGGGCGGTCATGTCCAGGGTGCCGGTCTGCGACCAGATGAGCAGCAGGCCCAGCAGGAGGACCACCGAGCCGAGCAGGGTGTAGAGGATGAACTTGATCGCCGCCGCCCGGCGGGCACGCCCGCCCCAGATGGCGATCACGAAGTACATCGGGATGAGGACGACCTCGAAGAACACGAAGAACAGCAGCAGGTCGAGCGCGAGGAACGTGCCGATCATGCCCACTTCGAGGATGAGCAGGGTGAACACCAGCGCCCGTGGCCGGTTGCCGCCGGGCCGGGGCCCCCGCAACTGTCCGGGGCCGTCGGCACGGCCCCGGCACAGGTAGACGAAGCAGAGGAAGGTCAGCAGCGTGGTCAGCACGACCAGCGGCAGCGAGATCCCGTCCACGCCGAGGTGGAACCTGAGGTCGAGGCCGGGGATCCAGGCCAGATCGGTCACGAACTGCGGCCGGGCGGCGTTTCCGTAGTCGAACGCGGCGGCCAGCAGCACCGACAGCGCGAACGTGAGCCCGGAGACGACCAGGCCGTGCACCCTGAGCAGCCGCTTCCCGGCCGTGCCGTCCGCCCCGGACGGGGCGAGCAGCGCGGCGGCTCCGGCGAGCGGCACGCCGAGGAGCGCGATCAGCACCCAGCTCATGGTGTGGCCACCTCACAGAAGTCGGGCCCCGGGTTCGCCCCTGTACCCGGCCTTGGTTTCAGCCTCGCGTCCGGCCTTGTGTCCGGCCTCGCCTTCAACCTTGTGTCCAGCCTTGGCTTCAGCCTCGCGTTCGGCCTTGTGTCCGGTGCCGGGCTCGGCCCCGTGATCGGTGCTGGGGCCGGCATTGTGGTCGGCGTTAAGTTCGGTGTCGGGTTCGGCCTCGTGGTCGGTGTCGGGACCGGCCCCGGATTCGGTCTCGTGGTCGGTGCTGGGGCCGGCATTGTGGTCGGCGTTAAGTTCGGTGTCGGGTTCGGCCTCGTGGTCGGTGTCGGGACCGGCCCCGGATTCGGTCTCGTGGTCGGTGTCGCGACCGGCCCCGGGTTCGGCCTCGTGGTCGGCCCCGGGTTCGGTTGCGGGTTCGGTCGTGGAGGGGAGGTCAACGGCGCGTCACCGCCAGACGGATGAGGAGCAGCACGACGAGGGCCACGACACCCCAGAACAGCAGAGAGATCATCTCAGAATCACCGCCCCGGCCGCGATCAGGAGGACTCCGGCCAGCAGGCCGGTGATGTAGAGCTGGGCGTTGCCGTTCTGCACCAGGCGGACCAGGCCCGCCAGGCCAAGGGTCGCCTGACCCGAGCCGCGCACGGCACCGTCCACCACGCGGCTGTCGGTGCGGGCGACGAGACTCGCGAGGAGCAGCACGGGCCGGACGAAAAGCCCGGTGTAGAGGGAGTCGACGTAGAAGGCGCGCTCGCAGGGGGCCCTGAGGGGGCCGAGCAGGCGGGCCGGGTCGTCCAGGGGGCCGGAGCGCCACACGGCGTAGACCACCCCCGCGCCCAGCAGTGCCACCGCGAGACTGAGGGCGGCGGTGCCCCAGTGGACGTCGCCGACACGGGCGAAGCCGAGGAGCAGGGCGGGGACGGCCAGAACGAGAATAGGCCAGCGCATGGTGGCCGGAGCCTCGTGAACGACGGTGTGGAGGGCGTGAGACGCACCGGACGCGGGCCCGGACTCGGACGCGGGCCGGGGGGCACGCTGCCCGAAGAAGGTGCGCAGCCACGCGCGGGTGGCGTAGGCGCCGGTCACCGCGACCGTGGCGAGCGCGCAGCCGTAGAGCAGCAGGGCCGCGGTGCCGGTCAGCGGCCCCGAGGACAGGGAACGCTCGATGGCCACCAGCACCTCGTCCTTGCTGAAGAAACCGCTGGCCGGGGGCAGGCCCATCAGTGCGGCGAAGCCGATCGTCATCGCGGCGAAGGTGACGGGAAGCTGCCTTCTGAGGCCTCCCATGGTGCTCATCAGGTTGGAGCCGACCGCGTGGATCACCGCTCCGGCGCAGAGGAAGAGAAGTGCCTTGAAAGCGCCGTGAGTGATCAGGTGGAAGATCGCGGCGCTCTGGGACCCGGCGGCCAGGGCACCGGCCATGTAGGCGAGCTGGCTGATCGTGGAGTAGGCGAGGACGCGTTTGAGGTCGTCCTGGGCCAGGGCGGCGAGGGCCGCGCCGAGCATGCCGAGGGCGGCCAGGACCGCGAGGACGTCCAGGGTGGGAGGGGCACCGAGAAAGGCCGGGTAGAGCCGGGCGACGACGAAGATGCCCGCGGCGACCATGGTGGCCGCGTGGATGAGGGCGCTGATCGGTGTCGGTCCGGCCATCGCGTCGGGGAGCCAGACGTGCAGCGGCACCTGGGCGCTCTTTCCCGCCACCCCGGCCAGCAGCAGCATGGTGGCGGCGATGAGCGTGCCGGACGACATCTGGGGAACCCCGGCGATGACGTCGGCGATTTTGAAGCTGCCCGCCGCCGTCCCGAGGACGAAGATGCCGAACAGGAAGCCGACATCGCCGATCCGGGTGACGAGGAACGCCTTGATCGCCGCTCGCGAGTTGGCCCTGTCTTCCCACCAGTGCCCGACCAGCAGGTAGGAGCACAGGCCCATGATCTCCCAGCCCACGTAGAGGACCATGAGGTCGGCCGCGTAGACGACCAGCAGCATGGCGCTGGTGAACAGGCTGATGAAGGAGCTGTAGGACGGGTAGCGCCGGTCGCCGCGCATGTAGCCGACGGAGTAGACCTGCACGGCCAGCGCGACCACGCCGACCAGCACGGCGATCGACGCGGCGAGGCCGTCGACCAGCAGCCCGACCGAGATCGGCACCGAGCCCGTCTCGATGACGGTGAACGTCGCGGTGACACCGTCGATCGCTCCCTGAGCCCCTGGCCCGACCGGCGCGGACGGCTCGGTTACGTCCCCGCCGGCCACCCAGGTGGCGTAGGCCAGCCAGATCGCCAGGGCCGTGGACATCGCGGTGGGCACCACGGCGATCCAGGCGGCCCTGCGGTTGGCACCGGTGCTGGCGTCAACCTCGGAGGTGCCGGCCTCGGAGGTGCCGGCCTCGGAGGTGCCGGCCTCGGAGGTGCCGGCCTCGGAGGTGCCGGCCTCGGAGGTGATGCCGTCGCCGGTCTCCGGGGGCGGCACGCTGCGCGGACGCCGGGGAAAGCGGGAACCGAGAAGCCCGGTGGCCGCCGAGAGGAAGGGCAGCAGGATCACGAGCGAGGCGATAGTGATCATGTCGCGTCACCCGGTCTGGCGGCTGCCCGGTCGGTGTGAGTGGGGTTGGTGTGGGCCGGATCGGGGTCACGGGAACCGGCGGAGGCCGGATCGGTGTAGGCCGGGTCGGTGGTGGCCGGGTCGGCGTCGCGGAAACCTGTGTGGGCCGGGTCGATGTCACGGGAGCCGGTGGTGGCGGGGTCGGACAGGGAACGGAGGCGGTCGAGGTCGACGGTCCGGCGGTTGCGGTAGAGCGCGAGGATGATCGCGAGACCGAGGCCGACCTCGGCGGCGGCGATCACGATGACGAACAGCGTGAGGACCTGCCCGCCGTGCAGCCGGTCGCGCAACCACACGTCGAAGGCGACCAGGTTGAGGTTGACGGCGTTGAGCATGAGCTCGACGGACATCAGCACGAGGATCGTGTTGCGGCGGGCGAGCACCCCGTACACGCCGATGGAGAACAGCAGCGCCGAGACGACCGCGGGGTAGACGATGTGCACGTCAGTCCCTCCCGCGGATGTCCGTGCGGGACAGGACGATGGCGCCGATCAGAGCCGCGAGCAACAGGACCGAGAGCGCCTCGAACGGGAGCACCCAGTTGCGGAAGATGCTCGCACCGAGCTCACTGGCCGAGCCGGCACCGGGCTCAAGCGGGACGTAGGCCATGCGGAAGCCGTCGACGACGACGGTGACCAGCACGGCCGCGGTGGCGATCGCCACGATCGCCGCGGTCGGACGGTTCGGGCTGTCGAGGTCGGCGCTCCTGCCGATCGGCGCGCGGGTGAGCATGATGCCGAACAGGAGCAGGACCACGATCGCGCCGACGTAGATCAGCACCTGGACCCAGGCGACGAACTCGGCGGTGAGCACCAGATAGCACCCGGCCAGCGCGCCGAAGCAGACGACCAGCCACAGGGCTGCGTGGACGAGCTGCCTGGTGGTCACGACGAGCAGCGCCGACCCGACGGCCACCACGCCCAGCAGAAGGAAGACGATCTCCTGCCCGGTCGGCGACAGGTAGGACGGCGCCTCGGTCACGTCTCCTCCTCGGGCTCTCCACTCGGATCCGTGGGAGGAGTCTGCCCCGGTGCGGCCGCCGTCGGAGGCGCGTCGCCCCTGCCTGTGGATAACTTCTCGACGGACGATCCACCTGTGGACGGAGCGTCCTTCTTCGGAAGGGCGCCCGGCGGCCGGATGGCCCGGACGCTCGCGTGCCCCGCCGAGGTGCCCGGTCTGGACGATCTACCCGGCGGTGGACCGCGCCGCGCGGGTGGCGCGTCGGGGGTGCCGGGAGCGGGTGCGGCAGGCGGGGAAGACTGCGGAGAGGAGGGGCCGGACGGCGAAGACGGGGTGCCGGACGCGGAGGCCGCGTGGTCCGGAGCGTCCGGAGCGGCGATGGGGCCGGACGGGAGACCGGATCCGGAGGGGGAATCGGCCGTGGAGGCCGGGGCATCGGACGGGGAAGCCGACGCGCCGGGTGAGGAGGCTCCGGGGCCCGGTCCGGCGATGGGACTGGAGGCGGAGGCGGCCCCGGAAACGGCACCGACCCCGGGAGCGGCTCCAAGAGCGGGAGCGGCCCCAGGAACGGACCCGGAAGTGACCCCGGACCCGGACCCGGACCCGGATGCGGATTCGGACCCGGAAGCGGATTCGGACCCGGAAGCGGAAGCGGACCCGGAAGTGACCCCGGACCCGGATGCGGACCCGGAAGCGGGTCCGGATGGGGCGGGACGGGGGCGAACCGGGCGGGAGACGGCCGCGAGTTCCTTCGGCGGATCGGCGTTGGGCTCGTGGGCCGGAGGTGGCGGGACGGTCTGCGCCCAGGCCGCCAGCTTGTCCTTCTCATGGAGAAGGTTACGGATGTCGCCTTCGGCGTACTCGAACTCCGGAGACCAGAACAGCGCGTCGAAGGGGCAGACCTCAATGCAGATCCCGCAGTACATGCACAGGGAGAAGTCGATCGCGAAGCGGTCGAGCATGTTGCGGGCACGGGGTCGGCCGCCCTCCGGGGCCGGGAGGGTCTCCTTGTGGGAGTCGATGTAGATGCACCAGTCGGGGCACTCGCGGGCACAGAGCATGCACACCGTGCAGTTCTCCTCGACCAGCGCGATCACCCCCCTGCTCCTCGGGGGCAACTCCGGCCGGACTTCGGGGTACTGCTGAGTCACCGACCTGCTCAGCATGTGGCGAAGGGTGACGGAAAGTCCCTTCGCCAGCCCCACTCCTGGTATCCGTGCCACAACTCAACATCATGGCGCACAGCGGGGCGCTCGGGAATGCGTAGGCCCAGGAGACCGTCACGGCAGGGGAATCAACCAGGGGATCGAGTTATCCACAGAAGTTATCCACAGACTGTGTGTTCGATAACCGCCCACCAACCACCGGCTCACCATCGAAGCGACTGCGGAGATCCTGAAAAAATCGTATTGTTCGCCACATGTCCCACCAGTACGGGCCGGCCTGGCAGTCGCAACCACCGGCGCGATCCAACACGGCGTGGAGCGTCGTGTGGGCGCTGGTACCCCTGCTGACCTGCGGTATCGGGACGCCGTTCGTCATCGGCCACGCCGCGCGCCGGCTGCGGAGCCCGTTGCTGGCCATCGCCGCCGTCCTCTACGGCCTCGGCATCGGCATCTTCATGGTCGCCGCGACGATCTACGGGAGTTCCGACAACATCCCTGTCGTGCTGGACACCATCGGGACGATCGGCCTGTTCGGCAGCTGGATCGGCGGGCTGGGCCACGCGCTGATCCTCAGGGGGTCGGTCTTCCGGCAGGGGCCGTCCCGGGAATTCCACCCCGGGCCGCCGCCCGGGTACGGCCACGTCCAGGGCCCGCCCCAGATGTCGTCGTACCAGACGGGCCCCACGGGGGCCTCGATGACGCACCCGCCCGCGCAACGGCCGCAGCCGCGTCTCCCGGAGCCCCCGCACCACGGCGGGTACCAGCCCCAGCTCCGCCCTGAGCAGTACGCGCCGCCCCAGTACACCCAGGGCCACTTTCCGCAGGGCCGGCCCGCCCACGCTTCGCAGGGCCCGCACACCCCCTTCACGCAGGGCCGGCCCGCCCACCCCTCGCGAAGCCAGAGCACCCACACCCCCCAGGGCTGGCTGGGGCCGTACCGGCTGATCGGCAGCCTGGGGAAGGGCGGCCAGGGAACGGTTCACCTCGCGCTGAACCCGCAGGGGCAAAAGGTCGCGATCAAGGTGCTGCACGAGCACTTCAACGGCAACCAGGTGGTCAGGGAGCGGTTCCTGCGGGAGGTGGAGGCGACGCGCAGGGTGGCGACGTTCTCCACGGCACGGGTGCTCGACGTGAACATCAACGAGGACCAGGCGTACGTCGTCAGCGAGTACGTGGAGGGCGACTCCCTGGAGCAGCTGGTCCGCGACAGGGGCCCGCGCGACGAGGACGGCCTGACCCGGCTGGCCCTGGCCACGGCGGGTGCGCTGGCCGCGATCCACCGGGCCGGTGTGGTGCACCGGGACTTCAAACCGGCCAACGTGCTGATCGGCGCCGACGGCCCCCGCGTCATCGACTTCGGCATCGCCCGAGCCCTCGACCAGGTCACCTCGACGTCGGGCAACATCATGGGCACCCCCGCCTACATGTCGCCCGAGCAGCTCGCGGGCAGGACGATCGGCCCGGAGACCGACGTGTTCAGCTGGGCCGCGACCATGATCTTCGCCGCCTCGGGAAAGGTGGCCTTCGGGGAGGACACCAT
This region of Streptosporangium sp. NBC_01495 genomic DNA includes:
- a CDS encoding serine/threonine-protein kinase, yielding MSHQYGPAWQSQPPARSNTAWSVVWALVPLLTCGIGTPFVIGHAARRLRSPLLAIAAVLYGLGIGIFMVAATIYGSSDNIPVVLDTIGTIGLFGSWIGGLGHALILRGSVFRQGPSREFHPGPPPGYGHVQGPPQMSSYQTGPTGASMTHPPAQRPQPRLPEPPHHGGYQPQLRPEQYAPPQYTQGHFPQGRPAHASQGPHTPFTQGRPAHPSRSQSTHTPQGWLGPYRLIGSLGKGGQGTVHLALNPQGQKVAIKVLHEHFNGNQVVRERFLREVEATRRVATFSTARVLDVNINEDQAYVVSEYVEGDSLEQLVRDRGPRDEDGLTRLALATAGALAAIHRAGVVHRDFKPANVLIGADGPRVIDFGIARALDQVTSTSGNIMGTPAYMSPEQLAGRTIGPETDVFSWAATMIFAASGKVAFGEDTIPAILNRVINHHPDLTILPQSLRPLAAACLDKEPGNRPTAADIMLRIVQ